A genomic stretch from Halorhodospira halophila SL1 includes:
- the hisD gene encoding histidinol dehydrogenase: MVDIKRLSTTQPDFWDSLDALTSWGSHPGASIEQRVAEVVEGVRTGGDAALLDYTRRFDGREADSVAALEIPTEQVVAAHEQIAPEMREALEQAAARIRDYAQRQRLESWEYQDADGNRLGQQVTALDRVGVYVPGGKAAYPSSVLMNAVPARVAGVQEIIMTVPAPGGELSPLVLAAAHVAGVDRIFTLGGAQAVAALAYGTETVPAVDKIVGPGNAYVAEAKRRVYGVVGIDMIAGPSEVLVISDGQADPEWIAMDLFSQAEHDEEAQALLVCPDFVFLDQVQAAMERLLPDMERSEIIRTSLAERGALICVRDLEEAQQVANYVAPEHLELSVAEPDRLAEGIRHAGAIFLGHYSAESLGDYCAGPNHTLPTSRTARFASPLGVYDFQKRSTTLACSPAGAAALAGTAAVMARGEGLTAHARSAEYRGQGEERSGD; this comes from the coding sequence ATGGTCGACATCAAGCGGCTGAGCACCACACAACCCGATTTCTGGGACAGCCTGGACGCCCTGACGAGCTGGGGGAGCCACCCGGGCGCCTCCATTGAGCAGCGCGTCGCCGAGGTGGTCGAGGGGGTTCGCACCGGCGGTGATGCGGCCCTGCTGGATTACACGCGGCGTTTCGACGGCCGCGAGGCCGATTCGGTGGCCGCGCTGGAGATCCCGACCGAGCAGGTGGTCGCGGCCCACGAACAGATCGCCCCGGAGATGCGCGAGGCGCTGGAGCAGGCGGCCGCGCGGATCCGCGACTACGCGCAGCGTCAGCGCCTGGAGTCCTGGGAGTACCAGGACGCCGACGGTAACCGCCTCGGGCAGCAGGTCACCGCCCTCGACCGGGTCGGGGTCTACGTCCCCGGCGGCAAGGCCGCCTATCCCTCATCGGTGCTGATGAACGCCGTGCCGGCCCGGGTGGCCGGCGTGCAGGAGATCATCATGACCGTCCCGGCCCCCGGGGGGGAGCTCTCACCACTGGTGCTGGCCGCTGCCCATGTGGCGGGCGTGGATCGCATCTTCACCTTGGGCGGGGCGCAGGCGGTGGCGGCCCTGGCCTACGGGACCGAGACCGTACCCGCCGTGGACAAGATCGTCGGCCCCGGTAACGCCTATGTTGCCGAGGCCAAGCGCCGCGTCTACGGGGTGGTGGGCATCGACATGATCGCCGGCCCCTCCGAGGTGCTGGTCATCAGCGACGGCCAGGCCGATCCCGAGTGGATCGCCATGGACCTGTTCTCCCAGGCCGAGCACGACGAGGAGGCGCAGGCCCTGCTGGTCTGCCCGGACTTCGTCTTCCTCGATCAGGTCCAGGCGGCCATGGAGCGCCTGCTGCCGGATATGGAGCGTTCGGAGATCATCCGCACCTCGCTGGCGGAGCGGGGGGCGTTGATCTGTGTCCGCGATCTGGAAGAGGCGCAGCAGGTGGCCAACTATGTCGCTCCGGAACACCTGGAGCTCTCCGTGGCCGAGCCCGATCGACTGGCCGAGGGCATCCGTCACGCCGGGGCGATCTTCCTCGGCCATTACAGCGCCGAGTCACTGGGTGATTACTGTGCCGGCCCCAACCACACGCTGCCGACGTCGCGGACCGCGCGGTTCGCATCGCCGTTGGGTGTCTACGACTTCCAGAAGCGTTCCACCACGCTGGCCTGCTCACCCGCCGGCGCCGCAGCACTGGCCGGGACCGCCGCGGTGATGGCACGGGGCGAGGGACTGACCGCCCATGCCCGCTCAGCGGAGTACCGCGGCCAGGGGGAGGAGCGCAGCGGTGACTGA
- a CDS encoding BolA family protein — protein sequence MMQPQEIERLVQDQLSDARVEVSGDGRHFRAFIVSPDFQGLSRIERHRLVNRALRAHIDDDTLHAISMRTLTPPEHEQQQKAG from the coding sequence ATGATGCAGCCACAAGAGATTGAACGCCTGGTCCAGGATCAGCTCAGCGACGCCCGGGTGGAGGTGAGCGGGGACGGCCGCCACTTCCGTGCCTTTATCGTCAGCCCCGACTTCCAGGGGCTGTCGCGTATCGAGCGCCACCGCCTGGTCAATCGGGCCCTGCGCGCCCACATTGATGACGACACCCTACACGCCATCTCCATGCGGACCCTGACGCCTCCGGAGCACGAGCAACAGCAGAAGGCGGGGTAG
- the hisG gene encoding ATP phosphoribosyltransferase, translating to MSRTLTLALSKGRILEETLPLLARCGIEPAEDPDASRKLIIGTNREDVRLLVVRASDVPTYVEHGGADLGVAGRDVLLEHGGDGLYDPVDLGIARCRLMVAGPPDGPPPGRRPRVATKFVHLARQHFAAQGRQAEIIKLYGSMELAPLVGMADLIVDLVDTGNTLRANGLAPLEEIMPISSRLVVNKASLKTSPDRLGTLIDDLAAAARAKDTS from the coding sequence ATGAGCCGAACCCTGACCCTGGCCCTGTCCAAGGGGCGCATCCTGGAAGAGACCCTGCCGCTGCTGGCGCGCTGCGGGATTGAGCCCGCCGAGGATCCGGACGCCAGCCGCAAGCTGATCATCGGTACCAACCGCGAGGACGTCCGGCTGCTGGTCGTGCGCGCCTCGGACGTGCCGACCTACGTCGAGCACGGCGGCGCCGACCTCGGTGTGGCCGGTCGGGACGTGCTCCTGGAGCACGGCGGCGATGGTCTCTACGACCCGGTGGATCTGGGGATCGCCCGGTGCCGGCTGATGGTGGCCGGACCGCCGGACGGACCGCCGCCCGGGCGCCGCCCGCGCGTGGCGACCAAGTTCGTACATCTGGCCCGGCAACACTTCGCTGCGCAGGGCCGGCAGGCCGAGATCATCAAGCTCTACGGCTCTATGGAGCTGGCGCCGCTGGTCGGCATGGCCGATCTCATCGTGGACCTGGTCGACACCGGGAACACCCTGCGCGCCAACGGGCTTGCGCCGCTCGAGGAGATCATGCCGATCAGCTCGCGGCTGGTCGTCAACAAGGCCTCCCTGAAGACCAGCCCCGACCGTCTGGGGACGCTGATCGACGATCTGGCGGCGGCGGCGCGCGCCAAGGACACCAGTTAG
- a CDS encoding trypsin-like peptidase domain-containing protein codes for MRLAGRSGWRPLGLEGTEWIRFLLGYTGLGVVLALVIVWINPDLLGPLTPRVEITESEDCQTVAPGRQNDAADAPPRREPVSYADAVERAAPAVVNIFTVKQVTEQLTPPGFDDPLFRRFFGDPPTRERQRTETSLGSGVIVAEEGYVVTNHHVIDDADQIQVLLADGRQRAATVVGRDPETDLAVLRIEAERLPVITFARDERVRVGDVVLAIGNPFGVGQTVTQGIISATGRDQLGLSTFENFLQTDAAINPGNSGGALIDAEGRLVGINTAIFSGTGGSQGIGFAIPAGIAQAVMSDLIQYGRVVRGWLGVQAQRLTPALAESFGHPPDTEGVAVTHILPRGPADQAGLEAGDIIVELGGQRIRDVQDLLQVASAAAPGTEMEISGYRDQEPFSTSVTLGERPDMQQPSHPGRR; via the coding sequence ATGAGGCTAGCAGGACGATCCGGTTGGCGGCCATTGGGCCTGGAGGGCACCGAGTGGATTCGGTTTCTCCTCGGATACACCGGGCTGGGCGTGGTGTTGGCCCTGGTCATCGTCTGGATCAACCCTGACCTGCTGGGCCCCCTGACGCCCCGGGTCGAGATCACCGAGAGTGAAGATTGCCAGACCGTCGCCCCGGGGCGACAAAACGACGCAGCCGATGCGCCGCCTCGACGGGAACCGGTCTCCTACGCCGACGCGGTGGAACGGGCCGCGCCGGCGGTGGTGAACATCTTCACGGTCAAGCAGGTCACCGAACAGCTCACCCCGCCCGGATTCGACGATCCCCTATTCCGCCGCTTCTTCGGCGACCCTCCGACCCGCGAGCGCCAACGCACCGAGACCAGCCTCGGCTCGGGGGTCATCGTCGCCGAGGAAGGCTATGTGGTCACCAACCACCACGTCATCGACGACGCCGACCAGATCCAGGTACTGCTGGCCGACGGTCGCCAGAGGGCGGCCACGGTGGTGGGGCGCGACCCGGAGACGGACCTGGCAGTGCTGCGCATCGAGGCCGAACGGCTGCCAGTGATCACCTTCGCCCGGGACGAGCGGGTGCGGGTGGGCGACGTGGTGCTGGCCATCGGCAACCCGTTCGGGGTCGGACAGACGGTCACCCAGGGGATCATCAGCGCCACCGGGCGCGACCAGCTGGGGCTGTCGACCTTCGAGAACTTCCTGCAGACCGATGCCGCCATCAACCCGGGCAATTCCGGTGGCGCCCTGATCGACGCCGAGGGGCGGCTGGTGGGGATCAATACCGCCATCTTCAGCGGCACCGGCGGCTCACAGGGGATCGGCTTCGCCATCCCGGCGGGCATTGCCCAGGCGGTGATGTCCGACCTGATCCAGTACGGACGCGTGGTGCGCGGCTGGCTGGGGGTACAGGCACAGCGGCTGACGCCGGCCCTCGCCGAGTCCTTCGGCCACCCCCCGGATACCGAGGGCGTAGCGGTCACCCACATCCTGCCCCGCGGACCGGCGGACCAGGCCGGCCTGGAGGCCGGCGACATCATCGTCGAGCTGGGCGGTCAGCGCATCCGCGACGTCCAGGATCTGCTGCAGGTGGCCAGCGCGGCGGCACCGGGCACCGAGATGGAGATCTCCGGCTACCGCGATCAGGAGCCTTTCTCAACCTCCGTCACCCTCGGTGAGCGGCCGGACATGCAGCAGCCCAGCCACCCCGGGCGGCGCTAA
- the mlaD gene encoding outer membrane lipid asymmetry maintenance protein MlaD, with product MSQRLVEIWVGVFVAIGLAAMMVLALQVSGLTELRQPPGYYVTAKFDNVGGLREKAPVSMAGVRVGRVEEIRLDPESHQAEVRLRINERFGAIPADSAAAIYTAGLLGEQYVGLEPGWETEPLSDGDRITETQSAVVLERIIGQFVTSMQD from the coding sequence ATGAGTCAGCGGCTCGTGGAGATCTGGGTCGGGGTGTTCGTGGCCATTGGCCTGGCGGCGATGATGGTCCTGGCCCTGCAGGTCAGTGGCCTGACCGAGCTGCGCCAGCCGCCCGGGTACTACGTCACGGCCAAGTTCGACAATGTCGGCGGCCTGCGCGAGAAGGCGCCGGTGAGCATGGCCGGGGTCCGGGTCGGACGGGTTGAGGAGATCCGGCTCGATCCGGAGAGCCATCAGGCCGAGGTGCGGCTGCGCATTAACGAGCGCTTCGGGGCCATCCCGGCAGACAGCGCGGCGGCCATCTACACCGCCGGTCTGCTCGGCGAGCAGTACGTGGGGCTGGAGCCAGGCTGGGAGACCGAGCCCCTGAGTGACGGCGACCGGATCACCGAGACCCAGTCGGCGGTGGTCCTGGAGCGGATCATCGGGCAGTTCGTCACCAGCATGCAGGATTGA
- the murA gene encoding UDP-N-acetylglucosamine 1-carboxyvinyltransferase — translation MERLLIRGGNPLRGDIRISGAKNAALPVMAATLLADGPTTVGNIPHLHDVTTTMELLGRMGVELTVHEGMEVEVNTATIHSFRAPYELVKTMRASILVLGPLLARFGQAEVSLPGGCAIGSRPVNIHVDGLRAMGAEIEVRDGYIKGRADRLQGAHIRMDVSTVTGTENLMMAAALARGTTVLENAAREPEVINLADCINAMGGHVQGAGTSTITIEGVDTLRGVHHRVLPDRIETGTYLVAAAMTGGEVRLKDTAPELVESVLGKLRESGAEVSAGRDWVTLRMEGRPRAVDLETAPYPGFPTDMQAQFCALNAISTGEGTVTETVFENRFMHCLEMQRMGADIQIEGARARIRGVEKLTAAPVIATDLRASASLVLAGLVAEGETRVDRIYHIDRGYECIEEKLAQLGADIQRVPD, via the coding sequence ATGGAGCGACTGCTCATCCGGGGCGGTAACCCCCTGCGTGGCGATATCCGTATCTCCGGGGCCAAGAATGCGGCCCTGCCGGTCATGGCGGCGACCCTGCTGGCCGACGGCCCGACCACCGTCGGCAACATCCCGCATCTCCACGACGTAACCACCACCATGGAGCTGCTCGGGCGCATGGGGGTGGAGCTCACCGTGCACGAGGGTATGGAGGTCGAGGTCAACACCGCGACCATCCACAGCTTCCGGGCGCCCTACGAATTGGTGAAGACCATGCGCGCCTCGATCCTGGTGCTCGGGCCGCTGCTGGCGCGCTTCGGCCAGGCCGAGGTGTCGCTGCCCGGGGGCTGCGCCATCGGCTCGCGGCCGGTCAACATCCACGTGGACGGGTTGCGGGCCATGGGCGCCGAGATCGAGGTCCGCGACGGGTACATCAAGGGCCGCGCCGACCGGCTCCAGGGGGCGCACATCCGCATGGATGTCTCGACGGTGACCGGAACCGAAAACCTGATGATGGCGGCCGCCCTGGCGCGCGGAACCACGGTACTCGAGAATGCCGCCCGCGAGCCCGAGGTCATCAATCTGGCCGACTGCATCAACGCCATGGGGGGGCACGTCCAGGGGGCCGGCACCTCGACGATCACCATCGAGGGGGTCGACACGCTGCGCGGCGTTCACCATCGAGTGCTGCCCGATCGCATTGAGACCGGCACCTACCTGGTCGCTGCGGCCATGACCGGGGGAGAGGTGCGGCTCAAGGACACGGCGCCGGAGCTGGTCGAGTCGGTGCTCGGCAAGCTGCGCGAGAGCGGGGCAGAGGTGAGCGCCGGTCGCGACTGGGTGACCCTGCGCATGGAGGGCCGCCCGCGCGCCGTGGACCTGGAGACGGCGCCGTACCCGGGCTTCCCCACGGACATGCAGGCCCAGTTCTGTGCCCTGAACGCCATCTCCACCGGGGAGGGGACGGTGACCGAGACCGTCTTCGAGAACCGGTTCATGCACTGCCTGGAGATGCAGCGCATGGGTGCCGACATCCAGATCGAAGGGGCCCGGGCGCGCATCCGCGGCGTCGAGAAGCTGACCGCGGCGCCGGTGATCGCCACCGATCTGCGCGCCTCGGCGAGTCTGGTGCTGGCCGGGCTGGTGGCCGAGGGTGAGACCCGGGTGGACCGGATCTACCACATCGACCGCGGCTACGAGTGCATCGAGGAGAAGCTCGCCCAGCTCGGTGCCGATATCCAGCGCGTCCCCGACTGA
- a CDS encoding STAS domain-containing protein — MTRAALENGVDGRWRVTGRLELDTVGALWPQGTALFTAEGGVCEIDLAGVERTDSAGVALLIDWTRQARAHGGRLCLCHVPQQLLAIVHASGAEGVLEIADEPA, encoded by the coding sequence ATGACCCGCGCGGCCCTCGAGAACGGGGTCGACGGGCGCTGGCGAGTCACCGGGCGGCTGGAGCTCGACACCGTGGGTGCCTTGTGGCCGCAGGGCACGGCGCTGTTCACCGCCGAAGGCGGGGTCTGCGAAATCGACCTGGCCGGTGTCGAGCGGACCGACAGCGCCGGTGTGGCCCTCCTGATCGATTGGACGCGGCAGGCCCGGGCCCACGGCGGGCGGCTGTGCCTCTGCCACGTCCCGCAGCAGTTGCTGGCCATCGTGCATGCCAGTGGTGCGGAGGGGGTGCTTGAAATCGCCGACGAGCCGGCCTGA
- a CDS encoding Nif3-like dinuclear metal center hexameric protein → MVHRNRLEAYLNELLTPAEYPDYAPNGLQVEGREQIATVVSGVTASAALIEAARDLRADAVIVHHGYFWKGEDPRVVGMKARRLRLLIEAGINLFAYHLPLDVHPKLGNNAGLARLLGLETDGRHAAKGVPGLLWSGVLSEAERADAFAARVEQALGRAPTHVDGGTTTIYRVAWCSGGADGLIDQAADLGVDAFLSGELSEPTTHVARERGIHYFAAGHHASERSGVQALGAHLAEALGVEHHYVEIENPA, encoded by the coding sequence ATGGTGCACCGAAACCGCCTGGAAGCATACCTGAACGAGCTGCTGACCCCCGCCGAGTACCCCGACTACGCGCCCAACGGACTGCAGGTCGAGGGCCGTGAGCAGATTGCCACGGTGGTCAGCGGAGTGACCGCCAGTGCGGCGCTGATCGAGGCAGCGCGCGACCTGCGCGCCGACGCGGTGATCGTCCACCACGGCTACTTCTGGAAGGGGGAGGACCCGCGGGTGGTGGGCATGAAGGCCCGTCGGCTGCGGCTGTTGATCGAGGCCGGGATCAACCTCTTCGCCTACCATCTGCCTCTGGACGTCCACCCGAAGTTGGGCAACAACGCCGGGCTGGCCCGACTCCTGGGCCTAGAGACAGACGGCCGGCACGCAGCCAAGGGGGTACCCGGCCTGCTGTGGTCCGGGGTGCTGTCCGAGGCGGAGCGGGCCGACGCGTTCGCGGCGCGGGTTGAGCAGGCGCTGGGCCGTGCGCCCACCCATGTTGATGGGGGGACCACCACCATCTACCGGGTGGCCTGGTGCAGTGGCGGGGCCGACGGCCTGATCGACCAGGCGGCGGATCTGGGCGTCGATGCCTTCCTCTCGGGCGAGCTCTCGGAGCCGACGACCCACGTGGCCCGCGAGCGCGGGATTCACTATTTTGCCGCTGGCCACCACGCCAGCGAGCGCAGCGGCGTGCAGGCGCTGGGGGCCCATCTGGCGGAGGCCCTCGGTGTGGAACACCACTACGTGGAGATCGAGAACCCGGCCTAG
- the mlaE gene encoding lipid asymmetry maintenance ABC transporter permease subunit MlaE yields the protein MIGLFQALGQRTLTALRGLGEAVLLMGRILRAAPEVVVRPRLLIEQVYAVGVLSLVIILVSALFVGMVLGLQGYYTLADFGATEAVGTMVALSLVRELGPVVTALLFAGRAGSSLTAEVGLMKATEQLSSMEMMAVDPERRILAPRFFAAVLAVPLLAAVFSAVGVFGGYLVAVGMVGIDSGAFWSNMQNAVTIQDDILNGVIKSVVFGFLVGWIALHKGYMAEPTSSGVSRATTLGVVHASLAVLGLDFLLTALMFD from the coding sequence ATGATCGGCTTGTTCCAGGCGCTGGGGCAACGGACCCTGACTGCGCTGCGCGGCCTGGGCGAGGCGGTGCTGCTCATGGGGCGGATCCTGCGCGCCGCCCCCGAGGTGGTGGTGCGCCCCCGCCTGCTCATCGAGCAGGTCTACGCCGTCGGCGTGTTGTCGCTGGTGATCATCCTGGTGTCGGCGCTGTTCGTCGGTATGGTCCTCGGCCTGCAGGGGTACTACACCCTGGCGGACTTCGGGGCCACCGAAGCGGTGGGCACCATGGTCGCCCTGTCTCTAGTCCGCGAACTCGGGCCTGTGGTAACCGCGCTGCTGTTCGCCGGGCGGGCTGGCTCATCGCTGACCGCCGAGGTGGGGCTGATGAAGGCCACCGAGCAGCTCTCGAGCATGGAGATGATGGCGGTGGACCCGGAGCGCCGTATTCTGGCCCCGCGCTTCTTCGCTGCCGTATTGGCGGTGCCACTGCTCGCCGCCGTGTTCAGCGCCGTGGGCGTGTTCGGTGGTTATCTGGTGGCGGTGGGCATGGTCGGGATCGACAGCGGCGCGTTCTGGTCCAACATGCAGAACGCAGTCACCATCCAGGATGATATTTTGAATGGCGTGATCAAGAGCGTCGTCTTCGGCTTCTTGGTCGGCTGGATCGCCCTGCACAAGGGGTACATGGCAGAGCCGACCTCGAGCGGTGTCAGTCGGGCGACGACCTTGGGCGTCGTGCACGCTTCGCTGGCGGTGCTCGGGCTCGACTTCCTGCTCACCGCACTGATGTTCGACTGA
- the hisC gene encoding histidinol-phosphate transaminase, which produces MTEVEARVARWVRPQVQALEAYQVAEPGKAIKLDAMESPWAWPGALEEAWLERMRSVSVNRYPDPAARRLKPLLREGLGVPEGAELLLGNGSDELIQLIDLAVAGSGRTVMAPGPSFAMYRIIAEYTGAEYVEVPLDAEFGLDLAATREAVSAYNPAVTYLAHPNNPTGNGLDLDAVAELVAQSDGLVVVDEAYAPYADSSFLPRVLEFPNCLVLRTLSKVGLAGLRVGVLIGHPAWIDQLEKCRLPYNLGSLAQASAAFAVEHQEALDRCVAHVLGERARLVEELPAVPGVEQVWPTQTNFLTFRVPQGSADAVHRGLLDRGVLIKRLHGSHPRLEDCLRVTVGRPEENNRFLEALAETLAVAA; this is translated from the coding sequence GTGACTGAGGTCGAGGCGCGGGTCGCCCGCTGGGTGCGGCCACAGGTGCAGGCCCTGGAGGCCTATCAGGTGGCCGAGCCGGGCAAGGCCATCAAGCTCGATGCCATGGAGAGCCCATGGGCCTGGCCCGGGGCCCTGGAAGAGGCCTGGCTGGAGCGCATGCGTTCGGTGTCCGTGAACCGCTATCCGGACCCGGCGGCCCGGCGGCTCAAGCCCCTGCTGCGCGAGGGGTTGGGGGTCCCCGAGGGGGCAGAGCTGTTGCTCGGCAACGGCTCCGATGAGCTCATCCAGCTCATCGATCTGGCCGTGGCTGGCAGTGGGCGCACGGTGATGGCCCCGGGGCCGAGTTTTGCCATGTACCGGATCATCGCCGAGTATACCGGCGCCGAATACGTCGAGGTGCCGCTCGATGCGGAGTTCGGGCTGGATCTCGCCGCCACCCGGGAGGCGGTGTCGGCGTACAACCCGGCGGTCACCTACCTGGCGCACCCGAACAACCCCACCGGCAATGGCCTCGATCTGGACGCCGTGGCGGAGCTGGTGGCGCAGAGCGACGGCCTGGTGGTAGTCGATGAGGCCTACGCCCCCTACGCCGACAGCAGCTTCCTGCCGCGGGTGCTGGAGTTCCCCAACTGCCTGGTGCTGCGCACGCTCTCTAAGGTCGGTCTGGCGGGCCTGCGGGTCGGGGTGCTGATCGGCCATCCGGCCTGGATCGACCAGCTGGAGAAGTGTCGCCTGCCCTACAACCTGGGCAGCCTGGCCCAGGCCAGTGCGGCATTCGCCGTCGAGCACCAGGAGGCCCTGGATCGCTGTGTGGCCCACGTGCTCGGCGAACGGGCGCGGCTGGTCGAGGAGCTGCCGGCGGTCCCCGGTGTCGAGCAGGTCTGGCCGACGCAGACCAACTTCCTCACCTTCCGGGTGCCGCAGGGCAGTGCCGATGCCGTGCACCGTGGTCTGCTCGATCGAGGGGTCCTGATCAAGCGCCTGCACGGCAGCCATCCGCGGCTGGAGGACTGCCTGCGGGTGACGGTCGGTCGCCCCGAGGAGAACAACCGCTTCCTCGAGGCGCTGGCCGAGACCCTCGCCGTGGCGGCCTGA
- a CDS encoding MlaC/ttg2D family ABC transporter substrate-binding protein, producing the protein MFKVNRWTRSLAVSMALLLALAFGQAVAKPDPRQVVQEVTDEVMRVLEEHGEEIAGDPVALYDKLAPVVEPHIDYDRIGARILGPHWRDADGETRDRFVTEFQRSLLRTYASSMEDYEGFDVRILGSRQRDGGVQVGMEVGSGDSRARILYRLEESDDAWKLVDVTAEGVSLIHNYREDFRSRLRGKDLKTVIDEMAERNREIGFE; encoded by the coding sequence ATGTTCAAGGTGAATCGCTGGACTCGTTCACTGGCCGTGTCGATGGCCCTGTTGCTGGCGCTGGCCTTCGGTCAGGCAGTGGCCAAGCCGGATCCGCGCCAAGTTGTGCAGGAGGTTACCGACGAGGTCATGCGGGTGCTTGAGGAGCACGGCGAGGAGATCGCCGGCGATCCGGTGGCGCTCTACGACAAGCTGGCACCGGTGGTCGAGCCGCACATCGATTACGATCGGATCGGGGCGCGGATCCTCGGTCCCCACTGGCGCGACGCCGACGGGGAGACCCGCGACCGCTTCGTGACCGAGTTCCAGCGCAGCCTGCTGCGTACCTACGCGTCGAGCATGGAGGATTACGAGGGATTCGATGTCCGCATCCTCGGTAGCCGGCAGCGCGATGGCGGGGTCCAGGTCGGTATGGAAGTGGGTTCCGGTGACAGTCGGGCGCGGATCCTGTACCGCCTGGAGGAGAGCGATGACGCCTGGAAGCTGGTGGACGTCACCGCCGAGGGGGTCAGCCTGATCCACAACTACCGCGAAGATTTCCGCTCGCGCTTGCGGGGCAAGGACCTCAAGACCGTGATCGACGAGATGGCAGAGCGCAACCGGGAGATCGGCTTCGAATGA
- a CDS encoding ABC transporter ATP-binding protein, whose product MGVADTGDEVLARVRDLRVERNGRKIFDGVNLDIRRGWVTAIMGPSGSGKTTILRVLGGQLRPQAGSVEVMGGEVTGLGRQALYQLRRRMGVLFQSGALFTHLSVFENVAFPLREHTRLPDSLLETLVLLKLEAVGLRGARHLMPAELSGGMARRVALARAIALDPALVMYDEPFAGQDPITMGVLVDLIRRLNDVLGLTSVVVSHDVQETLAIADYVYVLADGAVIAEGTPMDLQEAQSESLRQFIDARPDGPVPFHYPAPRLSDELLGGGGR is encoded by the coding sequence ATGGGCGTCGCAGACACCGGCGACGAGGTCCTGGCCCGCGTGCGCGACCTGCGCGTCGAGCGCAACGGCCGGAAGATCTTTGATGGCGTGAACCTCGACATCCGTCGGGGCTGGGTGACGGCCATTATGGGCCCGAGTGGCTCAGGCAAGACCACGATCCTGCGCGTGCTGGGCGGGCAGCTTCGCCCCCAGGCCGGGTCCGTGGAGGTCATGGGCGGGGAGGTGACCGGTCTCGGCCGTCAGGCGCTCTATCAGCTGCGCCGGCGTATGGGCGTCTTGTTCCAGAGCGGCGCGCTGTTCACTCACCTGTCCGTCTTCGAGAATGTCGCCTTCCCTCTGCGTGAGCACACCCGGTTGCCCGATTCCCTGCTCGAGACCCTGGTTCTGCTCAAGCTCGAGGCGGTGGGGCTGCGCGGCGCCCGTCACCTGATGCCGGCGGAGCTCTCCGGTGGCATGGCACGGCGGGTCGCCCTGGCCCGGGCCATCGCCCTGGATCCGGCGCTGGTGATGTACGACGAACCCTTCGCCGGGCAGGATCCGATCACCATGGGCGTGCTGGTGGATCTGATCCGCCGGCTCAACGACGTCCTCGGCCTGACCTCGGTGGTGGTCTCCCACGACGTCCAGGAGACCCTGGCCATCGCCGATTACGTCTATGTGTTGGCCGACGGGGCAGTGATCGCCGAGGGGACCCCGATGGATCTGCAGGAGGCGCAGTCGGAGTCGCTGCGCCAGTTTATCGATGCCCGGCCGGATGGTCCGGTGCCGTTCCACTATCCGGCGCCGCGGCTGTCCGACGAACTGCTCGGCGGAGGGGGGCGATGA